In Candidatus Binatota bacterium, the sequence AAGCGCCCACCGTTATGACGGCTTTCACTGCCGTGGACAGCCACGACCGGAGCGTAGGGTTCAAGTTTGACCAAGCCTGTTTCAATTTGTTTATCATTGTCGCTTTCCCGTGGTCTCCCTGACCGTGACTCGCCATGCAGGCAGCCAGCCCAGATTATAGAACAGTCGCGCAGCAGCTGCCGTTTTTTTGGGCCGGCGGCTTCCTCCGACCGGCCCCTGGGCTGGTCGCGCGGACTTCAACAGCGTAAGGATACCTGATAAGCCAGTTGAGGACGTGAGCAGACAATCAAAATCGAACACTTGTGCAAAGTGCGGAGGCAGCCTCTCCTCGAGGCAGTCCTGGTGCGGCGACTGTGGCACCCCGCGGCGTGATAAGCCCCGTGAAATCAGGGCAAACCCCCTTGCGCTCGCGGTTTTTGGCCTGCTGTTTGCCCTTGGGGGCCTGGGCGTTTACCGGCTCAACCCGCCCCCTCCCTCCCAGCAGCGGGCGGTATCGGGTGCTCCCGGCGCTACCCGGCCGACGGCTTCATCCCCCGCGCTCGACCTCGCCCCGGCCGACCACCCGATGGTGGAACTGCCCGAAGAAGTAACACGCGTGCTCGATAGGCTTTCGGAGGCAGCCGAGGCCAGCCCCGACGATCTCGAGTCCTGGTTGATATTATCCCGCGCGCGCTACCGCGCAGGCCTGATCGATCCGTCTTACGTCGAAAAGGCCCGGCAGGCCCTGGGCCACGTGCTCGAGCTGGACGCCGACTCGCGCGAAGCCATCCGCATGTACGGCAACCTGGAGTACAACGCCCGGCAGTTCGTACGCGCCGAAGAACTCTTCAATCGTTACCTCCAGATCGACCCCGACGACGCGGCCGTGCGCACCGACCTCGGCTCATCGCTGCTCTTCCAGGAACGACGCGAAGAGGCGCGCGACACCTACCGCGAGGTCACCGAGAAAACACCGGGCTTCATGCAGGCCTGGTTCAATCTCGGCCTGGTGCAAAACGGCATGGGCGACCGTGAGGGCGCGCTGGCAAGCCTGAAAAAAGCAGGGGCCATCGCCAAAGACCCGGAACAGAAACGTCGTGTCGAGACCCTCGTAGCGTCGTTGGAGAGCCTACAGGCAGCCGGGCCCACACCGCGCAGCAGCCGCACGGGTGGCGGCAGCGCTGCGGCAACGGCCGGCGGTGGTAAAGCCGAGAGCAATGCCTCCAGCGATTTCCAGCGTGGCGCCGACCGACTGCTACTCGACCACCGCATAGTGGGCCCGCGGGTAGTCGCCATCAGCTGGAGTTCTGATTCGTTGGCCGAGGTAAAGCTGAATAATTTCCCCATGGACAATATGCCACCGGTGGTACGCAATCGTTTCAAGTCGCGCATCAACGAAGCCCTGGCCTCGCTGGCCGAAAAGAGCTCCCTCGACGACGCGATCAACATAGCGCTGGTCGACAGCGAGAGCGGCCTCACCATGGACAAGCTGGACGGCATTGAGTTGGTTGGCGCCTTCGACCAGCCGGAGGACCTGCCGTGAGCCCGAACGCCGACAGCATTAGTAACGGCGACCACGGAGACGCCCCATGGTACCTGCCCATAAACGACGAGGTCGAGATCTTCGAGGCCGCCTTCAAACTTCAGTTGCCCATACTCCTCAAGGGGCCCACCGGCTGCGGCAAGACCCGCTTCGTAGAGTACATGGCGTGGAAACTCGTCAAGGCCAGCGACGACCGGCCCCTGCCGCTTATCACCGTTGCCTGCAACGAGGACTTGACCGGCAGCGACCTTGTAGGCCGCTATCTCATCCGTGGCGACGAGACCGTGTGGATGGACGGCCCGCTCACGCGCGCGGTGCGCAGCGGCTGCGTGTGCTACCTCGACGAGCTGGTCGAGGCCCGCAAGGACACCATGGTGCTCATCCACCCGCTCACCGACCACCGGCGCATACTGCCCATCGACAAGCGCGCGGAGATCGCCCAGGCCCATCCCGAGTTCATGCTCGTGGTGTCATACAACCCCGGCTACCAATCGGTGCTCAAGGATCTCAAGCCGTCCACTCGGCAGCGCTTCGTGACGCTTGAGTTCGGCTACCCGCCGCGAGACCGCGAGGCCGAGATCATCGCCCACGAAAGCGGCGTTGATCTCGAAACGGCCATGGACCTTGCCCACCTCGGCGAGCGCGTGCGCGAACTCAAGTCGGGTGGACTCGAAGAAGGCGTGAGCACGCGCCTGCTTCTCTACGCCGCCCAGCTGATCAACCACGGCACCACCCGGCAGCGAGCCTGCGAGGCGACAATGATACGGGCCCTCAGCGACGACCCGGCCACGCAGGGAGCCGTGGCCGAACTCGTGTCGTCTATTTTTCCGCCCGACTGACGCAGTGAGCGACGAACGAAAGTGGTTGTCGAGCCGCCACCTGGCCGACGGCAGTGAGGGGGAAGCCGCGCTTGAGATGGTGGCTTCACTCCCACCCGCCGACCGTGAAAAACTGTTGGCCACCGGCGACCTGCTGGCACTTCGCTCGGTCACGCTGGCTCACTCTTTCCTGGTCGCGGCTGCCGCGGTAACCCGCGAGTCGCCCGCGCGCCTGCACGACTGGCTCGCCGGCACCGTCACCCTTCTCGGACAGGACCTCGAGCAGCGCGATGCAGCGTCCGCGTGGTTCGAGGCGAGCCGTTTTCTCTACCGCGAAGGCTCACCGCTCGAACCCGGGCAGTGGTTGGCCTGCTGCACCCCACTGCTGGAGCGCTCGCGTCGACTGGGCAGGGACTTTGCCGAGGCAACCGCGCCGGCGCTCGAAAGCGGCACGGTAAACCCCACCGCCCTACTCGCCTGGCGCGACGCCACCCTCGAGCTGCTCGTAGACGGCGGTTGGCAAGAGGAAATGGCAGGCCGGGCTCTGGTGGAAACAATGCCCGGCCTGCTGGACGTACTCGCCCCGGGGTCGGTGGGTCACTGGAGTCGCTGCGTGTCGGCCCGCCTACCCGGCCGCCGCAAGGCTCCCCCCTGGCCACCGCGACTCGCCAGCGATCTCGCCGGCCTCGAAGCCTCGGAGCAGGAGCGCTGTCTCAAGTTCTGCGCTGACCTGTCCGCCGGTGACCCTCTCGCGGCACGCGAACTGGTAAGCGCATTGCCAGCAGCGCTGAAATCGCTTTCCCCCGACTGTCGCCGTCCACTGTTCGAAGCCGTCGAAGAGGCACTTAAGTCTGCGCCAGCGGCCGACGGACTGGCCGACGCGCTGCGCCTGCTGTCGGCCACCTTGCACGACCTCGACCAGGACGACGCCTTGTTTTTGTTGTCGCGCGCACCCGCGGTAACACGCCTGCTGCCCGCGGCGCTGCCCACCTACCTCAGATCCATGCACCGGGCGCTCGACGAGGGCGGGCGCGAGGGTGTCGAGTTGTGGCTCGAGCAAGCGGACGAGCTGGCCGACCGCGGCCAGGCGGCACTGCTCGCCCACCTGGCCATACACACCAGGACAGCCCACAAGCTGCTCGTCGAGCACAGCGCGAGCATGCAGTTCGAAGAGATAGAAGGTCTCATGCAGCGCTACCTGCGCATGATGTCACGCCGACATTTTCAGCTCGTTGCGTCGACCGGCACCTGGCTGAGACCGCCCTTGTCGCCGGGCGATGAAACAAGCCTGCGCCTTCCCGAAAAGGTGAGCCTGTTCTCGAGCAGCGAAGATAACCTGCTAATGTACAAGCTCACCGTAGCCCACGTGGCTGGCCGCTGGGAGTACGGCAGTTTTGACTTCAACATCGATCACTTCAAGGGCCTGGGCTGGTCGCCGCCCACCGTTGCAGGTCGTGAAAACAAGCCGGCCGACGAGTCGACGGGCCTCGCGGCCCTGCTCGAGTCCTACCCCAACCCCTTGCTCGCACACGGCCTGTTCGTGTTGCTCGACGGGGCGAGAATAGACGCCTGCCTGCAGCGCGAGTTTCCCGGCCTGGCCATCGACATGCAACGGTTGGGCGCCCACTACGCCGACAACCCACCGCCGCAGGCGGCCGATCGCCCGGCCGACCTGCTGCTCGAAGCGCTGTTTCATCTCACCGTGGGCGGGCACAAACGCGAAGACCTGGAGCCGCGGCTGGCCCGCTCGGCCGCGACCCTG encodes:
- a CDS encoding CbbQ/NirQ/NorQ/GpvN family protein; protein product: MSPNADSISNGDHGDAPWYLPINDEVEIFEAAFKLQLPILLKGPTGCGKTRFVEYMAWKLVKASDDRPLPLITVACNEDLTGSDLVGRYLIRGDETVWMDGPLTRAVRSGCVCYLDELVEARKDTMVLIHPLTDHRRILPIDKRAEIAQAHPEFMLVVSYNPGYQSVLKDLKPSTRQRFVTLEFGYPPRDREAEIIAHESGVDLETAMDLAHLGERVRELKSGGLEEGVSTRLLLYAAQLINHGTTRQRACEATMIRALSDDPATQGAVAELVSSIFPPD
- a CDS encoding tetratricopeptide repeat protein, whose amino-acid sequence is MSRQSKSNTCAKCGGSLSSRQSWCGDCGTPRRDKPREIRANPLALAVFGLLFALGGLGVYRLNPPPPSQQRAVSGAPGATRPTASSPALDLAPADHPMVELPEEVTRVLDRLSEAAEASPDDLESWLILSRARYRAGLIDPSYVEKARQALGHVLELDADSREAIRMYGNLEYNARQFVRAEELFNRYLQIDPDDAAVRTDLGSSLLFQERREEARDTYREVTEKTPGFMQAWFNLGLVQNGMGDREGALASLKKAGAIAKDPEQKRRVETLVASLESLQAAGPTPRSSRTGGGSAAATAGGGKAESNASSDFQRGADRLLLDHRIVGPRVVAISWSSDSLAEVKLNNFPMDNMPPVVRNRFKSRINEALASLAEKSSLDDAINIALVDSESGLTMDKLDGIELVGAFDQPEDLP